One Candidatus Saccharibacteria bacterium RAAC3_TM7_1 genomic region harbors:
- a CDS encoding Eco57I restriction endonuclease (RAAC3_TM7_1_83), producing MANFDDSKIKEIITGRVEPHIYSFQTNTLPNLLKVGDSYRSVEERLNEWRRHYKDLVEVSRHKALVNDNVFFRDHSVHKYLETNGTARVEIDRENGIYSNEFFDSINGEDVTVAVQDVIDSYGTPGKYAYYDSLRDRVELHYAREKDFAPRDNQQEVINNFSNAVSNGRTNLLMYAVMRFGKSITSMWCAKEIDSKLTLVVSAKADVRSEWKQTVESHKDFAGYRFMEISDLATDLKFSDVYGAEFYTGDGKQETCTNVVLFLTLQDLAGSAVEVKKRHEILKTVSPDLLVIDETHFGARAQVLGKILAGVELSEEDEESLKDTDGIDELGRIQGLQPINAKIKLHLSGTPYRILMGSEFAKEDIIAFVQFSDIYEAKLDWSANNLDKNEWNNPYYGFPQMVRFAFNPNESSRKKLEAIPGSKPSEIFAPVDTNKGGNYETFAHEQEAVDLLQVLDGSKEDSQLLGLLDHPSVKSGKLTRHVVIVLPKRASCDAFEKLIRERADLFKNLSQHKVLNISGHNASLTKPEQIKTAIAEAEENGEKTLTLTVNKMLTGTTVPQWDTMIYLKATVSPQEYDQAIFRLQSPWIKQYTSETGEVIKYDMKPQTLLVDLDPTRLFFLQEAKALSYGANTGNIGNENIEQFVARELRVSPVLAFNAENNKLVEVEASVIIDAVRKYASERSISEDVNEIGVDISLRDNEDIYGLISTLAEINGKNGLNISPIDDEGDGQELDADDDEDRQGSEETDGSSSGGTDGSSTDDEASAIKTFEKQFRMYYVLILLFAFLSTTEEKSLTDVVANLNANEDNRRIARSLGLKKEHLNALRQTINWSVLSSLDYKIQNSDYRANDDTVTPVEHINTAINKFGKLSDSEVFTPAHIVDKVYDSFDDAFWQNISSAKVLDVASKSGSFANGFVARAMQSGAALDEVRNHFYSIPTSPAAYEFTRKMYEALGLNIDNIAQHFTSYDTLELKHPDAITKLLENKTLSEITKQDLKGIDDKIESNESEVSQVKFSAIVGNPPYDQQSSGAATDKKPIYHLFFESAKAMNPSYVSLIHPARFLFNAGKTPKDWNKKMLNDKHFSVPFYEPSSKKVFKEVDIKGGVAITLWNRDNPSGGLGGSFVSYEELRTTLAKVGKGGLNGIISTAGGSPTIRYEDKFGRKRSYFRTSAFFDLPDVFSDKKDATHQIEIVGLERGNKRSRRFVSASMLNDKAIEKWKVFVPESNGTGAIGEIMSTPLVGEPLVGCTESFIRIGAFDTEPEARNCMKYVKTKFCRAMLGTLKITQHNPRSTWCNVPVQDFTSESDIDWSQSLANIDKQLYIKYGLDESEINFIETRVRAME from the coding sequence ATGGCTAATTTTGACGACTCTAAAATCAAAGAAATAATTACCGGTCGAGTCGAGCCTCATATTTACTCGTTTCAAACAAATACACTGCCAAATCTACTGAAGGTGGGAGACTCGTACCGTTCGGTTGAAGAACGCCTCAATGAATGGCGTAGGCACTATAAGGATCTGGTTGAGGTTTCGCGGCACAAGGCATTGGTTAATGACAATGTGTTTTTTCGTGACCACTCCGTGCATAAATATCTTGAGACTAACGGCACGGCTCGCGTAGAGATAGACAGAGAAAACGGCATTTACTCAAATGAGTTCTTCGATAGTATCAATGGCGAAGATGTCACTGTTGCTGTTCAGGATGTTATAGATAGTTACGGTACTCCGGGTAAGTACGCTTACTACGATAGCTTGAGGGATAGAGTTGAGCTTCACTATGCGCGCGAAAAAGACTTTGCGCCACGAGACAATCAGCAAGAAGTAATTAATAACTTCTCGAACGCCGTATCGAACGGCCGCACGAATCTTCTCATGTATGCCGTGATGCGCTTTGGTAAGTCAATTACCTCTATGTGGTGTGCTAAAGAAATAGATTCGAAATTGACGCTAGTCGTATCTGCAAAAGCCGATGTTAGATCGGAATGGAAGCAGACCGTTGAAAGCCACAAAGACTTTGCTGGCTATCGCTTCATGGAAATTTCAGACCTAGCAACAGACCTGAAATTTAGCGATGTATACGGAGCCGAGTTCTACACAGGCGACGGCAAGCAAGAGACTTGCACTAACGTCGTTCTCTTCCTGACGCTGCAAGATCTAGCTGGGTCGGCGGTAGAGGTTAAGAAGCGCCACGAAATACTTAAGACCGTTAGCCCAGACCTGCTTGTCATCGATGAAACGCACTTTGGCGCACGAGCTCAAGTTCTAGGTAAAATCTTAGCTGGCGTTGAACTAAGCGAAGAAGATGAAGAGTCTCTTAAAGATACCGACGGCATCGATGAGTTGGGCAGGATACAAGGGTTGCAGCCGATCAACGCCAAGATTAAACTACACCTTTCCGGGACACCATACCGCATCCTCATGGGTAGCGAGTTCGCCAAGGAAGATATTATTGCTTTTGTGCAATTCAGTGACATTTACGAAGCTAAGCTAGACTGGAGCGCCAATAACTTAGATAAAAATGAGTGGAACAACCCATACTACGGGTTTCCTCAGATGGTTCGTTTTGCTTTCAACCCAAATGAAAGTTCACGCAAAAAACTTGAAGCAATCCCCGGTAGTAAGCCGTCAGAAATATTCGCGCCTGTCGATACGAACAAGGGCGGCAACTATGAGACGTTCGCTCACGAACAAGAAGCAGTCGATCTTCTTCAGGTACTAGACGGCTCAAAGGAAGATTCGCAGCTCCTTGGCTTGCTAGATCATCCATCCGTAAAATCTGGTAAGCTGACTCGCCATGTCGTTATTGTACTGCCAAAAAGAGCCTCTTGTGACGCATTTGAAAAGTTAATCCGTGAACGGGCCGATTTATTCAAGAATCTTTCTCAGCACAAGGTTCTGAACATTAGCGGACATAATGCGTCACTCACAAAGCCCGAGCAAATAAAAACAGCAATCGCCGAAGCGGAAGAGAACGGTGAGAAGACACTGACGCTAACAGTGAACAAAATGCTCACCGGTACCACGGTTCCACAGTGGGATACTATGATCTACCTCAAGGCTACGGTTAGTCCGCAAGAGTACGATCAGGCGATCTTTAGGCTTCAATCTCCGTGGATTAAACAATACACCTCTGAAACGGGTGAGGTCATTAAATACGACATGAAGCCACAGACACTCCTTGTAGATCTTGACCCAACACGGCTCTTCTTTCTGCAGGAGGCTAAAGCCCTGAGCTACGGCGCTAACACCGGGAATATCGGTAATGAAAATATTGAGCAGTTTGTAGCTCGTGAACTAAGAGTATCACCAGTGCTTGCATTTAACGCTGAAAACAATAAACTCGTTGAAGTCGAGGCCTCTGTAATTATCGATGCGGTTCGAAAATACGCTAGCGAACGCTCAATTAGTGAAGATGTTAATGAAATCGGTGTCGATATCAGTCTCCGCGACAACGAAGATATCTACGGACTTATCAGTACTCTTGCGGAGATAAACGGTAAAAATGGCCTTAACATTTCACCGATAGATGATGAAGGTGACGGGCAGGAACTTGATGCTGATGACGATGAGGATAGACAAGGCTCTGAAGAAACTGATGGGTCGTCATCGGGCGGAACAGATGGTTCATCCACTGACGATGAAGCTAGCGCAATCAAGACTTTCGAAAAGCAGTTCCGTATGTACTACGTACTCATCTTGCTATTCGCTTTCCTCTCGACTACGGAAGAAAAATCACTGACTGACGTTGTTGCCAACCTTAATGCAAACGAGGATAACCGTCGCATAGCTCGTAGCTTGGGGCTTAAGAAAGAGCACCTGAATGCTCTTCGCCAAACTATTAACTGGTCGGTTCTGAGCTCGCTCGATTACAAAATTCAGAACTCAGATTACCGTGCTAACGACGACACAGTCACTCCCGTCGAGCACATCAATACTGCCATCAACAAGTTTGGAAAACTTTCGGATTCAGAAGTATTTACGCCAGCCCACATCGTAGACAAGGTCTATGACTCATTTGATGACGCTTTCTGGCAAAATATTTCATCAGCAAAAGTATTGGATGTCGCGAGCAAATCAGGAAGCTTTGCAAATGGTTTTGTTGCACGAGCCATGCAAAGCGGTGCGGCACTAGACGAGGTCAGGAACCACTTCTACTCTATTCCAACTTCGCCAGCCGCCTATGAATTCACACGCAAAATGTATGAAGCACTTGGTCTTAATATCGATAACATTGCTCAGCACTTTACCTCATACGATACTCTAGAGCTGAAGCATCCAGATGCAATCACGAAGCTACTAGAGAATAAAACGCTAAGCGAAATAACAAAACAAGATCTCAAGGGTATAGATGATAAAATAGAGAGTAATGAGAGCGAGGTTAGTCAGGTGAAGTTTAGTGCAATCGTCGGCAATCCGCCGTATGACCAGCAGTCATCTGGTGCCGCAACTGACAAAAAGCCAATCTATCACTTATTCTTTGAATCTGCAAAAGCGATGAATCCAAGTTATGTCTCACTGATTCACCCTGCACGATTCCTATTTAATGCAGGTAAAACTCCCAAGGACTGGAATAAAAAAATGCTTAATGACAAACATTTTTCTGTTCCATTCTATGAGCCAAGCTCAAAAAAAGTATTTAAAGAAGTCGATATTAAAGGGGGTGTTGCGATAACACTATGGAATCGCGACAACCCTAGTGGTGGACTAGGCGGATCCTTCGTTTCTTATGAAGAATTGCGCACGACTTTAGCAAAAGTAGGAAAAGGTGGATTGAACGGAATCATCAGCACGGCTGGTGGAAGCCCTACGATACGATATGAAGATAAATTCGGACGTAAGCGAAGCTACTTTAGGACTAGTGCATTCTTTGATTTACCTGATGTGTTCAGTGATAAAAAGGACGCAACCCATCAAATTGAAATCGTAGGACTCGAGCGTGGCAACAAACGTTCGAGACGATTTGTGAGTGCTTCGATGCTTAATGATAAGGCGATCGAAAAGTGGAAAGTATTCGTACCTGAATCAAATGGAACTGGAGCGATTGGCGAAATCATGAGCACACCCCTAGTTGGGGAGCCCCTAGTCGGGTGTACGGAGTCCTTTATTAGGATCGGCGCGTTTGATACCGAGCCTGAGGCTCGGAATTGTATGAAATACGTTAAAACAAAATTCTGTCGTGCTATGCTCGGTACTTTAAAGATCACACAACACAACCCTCGAAGCACTTGGTGCAATGTTCCTGTTCAGGATTTCACGTCAGAATCAGACATTGATTGGTCGCAAAGCTTAGCAAATATAGACAAGCAGCTTTATATAAAGTACGGCCTGGACGAAAGCGAAATTAACTTTATCGAGACTCGTGTCAGGGCAATGGAGTAG
- a CDS encoding hypothetical protein (RAAC3_TM7_1_87) produces the protein MNTEEITKIAALNDEYRRGTRFTVTRGVQEVIDFLGLIQAVRDYANFNEDNDPYGEHAFGKLDWYEETIYWKIDYYDQMLETWHSPLSPDCHRVLTIMLAEEY, from the coding sequence ATGAACACCGAAGAAATTACAAAGATAGCAGCACTGAACGACGAATACCGTCGTGGTACAAGATTCACTGTCACGCGAGGCGTGCAAGAAGTTATAGACTTCTTGGGCCTAATTCAAGCAGTGCGTGATTACGCGAACTTTAACGAAGATAACGATCCGTATGGAGAGCATGCCTTCGGCAAGCTAGATTGGTACGAAGAGACGATCTACTGGAAGATTGACTACTACGACCAGATGCTTGAGACATGGCATTCTCCGCTATCTCCGGACTGCCACCGGGTACTAACGATCATGTTAGCCGAGGAGTACTAG
- a CDS encoding hypothetical protein (RAAC3_TM7_1_82), translating into MASALEIDIQENSLRRRSDLLDILLIDRTTGRNIIWATDSYEAIGREFAPKKQIKKELVTGQFGELIQPRAAKPIAEQKQRTRDKAEVFTPIKIVDKMNKLVDWSSDTRFTTTENWQDYVSKTMLEISCGEAPFIVSRYNPTSHTGKLIKLSNRVGFLDRKLRVVSQFCDTPREWLIWAKYAYKASYGYEWQGDNLLIARENLLYTLIDYYEDKFGRKPSLDVLRSFAKIISWNIFQMDGLKYVTPMSCRHESKLIPGELTLFGETPDAVESYECEGCKFSRPTKHNGKYVKVMDWEISKPMRFIDIHQGRKQEI; encoded by the coding sequence ATGGCTTCTGCTCTCGAAATAGATATTCAAGAAAATTCCCTCCGCCGGCGTAGTGATTTATTAGATATTCTCCTGATTGATAGAACAACTGGCAGAAATATCATCTGGGCAACAGACTCATACGAAGCAATTGGCAGAGAGTTCGCACCTAAAAAACAAATTAAAAAGGAACTTGTTACCGGGCAATTCGGTGAGCTTATTCAACCTCGTGCCGCAAAGCCTATTGCCGAGCAGAAGCAACGTACTCGCGATAAAGCTGAGGTATTCACGCCGATCAAAATTGTCGACAAGATGAACAAACTCGTTGATTGGTCGAGTGATACTAGGTTCACAACTACTGAAAACTGGCAGGACTACGTATCAAAGACAATGCTCGAGATTAGTTGTGGCGAAGCACCGTTTATTGTAAGCCGCTACAACCCCACATCACATACCGGAAAATTGATAAAACTATCAAATCGCGTTGGGTTTCTTGATCGCAAACTGCGGGTTGTGTCGCAATTTTGCGATACCCCGCGTGAGTGGCTCATATGGGCAAAGTACGCCTATAAAGCGAGCTATGGTTACGAATGGCAAGGTGACAATCTCCTTATTGCCAGAGAAAATTTGCTCTATACGCTAATCGATTACTACGAAGATAAATTCGGACGCAAACCATCATTGGATGTTCTGCGCTCCTTCGCCAAAATTATTAGCTGGAATATCTTCCAGATGGACGGGCTCAAATACGTAACACCAATGAGCTGTCGCCACGAGTCTAAGTTAATTCCAGGCGAGCTAACGCTATTTGGCGAGACCCCTGATGCAGTCGAAAGTTATGAGTGTGAAGGCTGTAAGTTTAGCCGCCCAACCAAGCACAACGGTAAATATGTGAAAGTGATGGATTGGGAAATTAGTAAACCGATGAGGTTCATCGATATACATCAAGGTAGGAAACAGGAAATATAG
- a CDS encoding hypothetical protein (RAAC3_TM7_1_84), with translation MIDIIYVLTNEAMPGYVKIGKTNTSLEQRVAELSRSTSVPLPFTVSYACTVKDAAFVERQLHDAFDNNRVNPRREFFNIDPERVVAALKLAEIENITPKDDIVESAEDQRSLNEARQIRSRFNFDMVNIPLNAELYFSRNDEVKAIVVGRTGSETIEFNGRRTSLSKAAQEVLGYNSAVSGTAYWSYEGETLDERRQRIEESE, from the coding sequence ATGATTGATATTATTTATGTTCTAACCAACGAGGCCATGCCGGGCTATGTGAAGATCGGAAAAACAAATACTAGCCTTGAGCAACGCGTTGCTGAACTGAGCCGTTCCACTAGCGTTCCTTTGCCATTCACTGTCTCATATGCCTGTACCGTAAAAGATGCGGCATTTGTTGAGCGTCAGCTCCATGATGCGTTTGATAACAACCGAGTCAACCCTCGTCGTGAGTTCTTCAATATTGATCCCGAGCGAGTGGTTGCGGCACTGAAATTAGCCGAGATTGAAAACATCACGCCCAAGGACGATATTGTCGAGTCTGCCGAAGATCAAAGGTCGCTAAACGAAGCTCGCCAGATCCGGAGTAGGTTTAACTTCGATATGGTTAATATACCCCTAAATGCGGAGCTCTACTTTAGCCGGAATGACGAGGTGAAGGCTATCGTCGTTGGTCGTACTGGATCCGAAACGATTGAATTCAATGGTCGGCGAACAAGCTTATCAAAAGCCGCCCAGGAAGTACTCGGCTATAACAGTGCAGTATCTGGTACAGCATACTGGTCATACGAGGGTGAGACGCTCGACGAACGCCGTCAAAGAATTGAAGAAAGCGAGTAG
- a CDS encoding hypothetical protein (RAAC3_TM7_1_85), whose product MTNVAQATQTVATEYNGWSNRETWIANLWLNNDEYSYDVLCKALRIDGEVIDQADWVEQHLRWQLDGEIDEACLWQDLLRCAFERINWVEVIEKNTD is encoded by the coding sequence ATGACAAACGTAGCTCAAGCAACACAAACTGTAGCCACCGAGTACAACGGGTGGAGTAACCGAGAGACGTGGATAGCGAATCTCTGGCTCAACAACGACGAGTACAGTTACGACGTACTCTGCAAGGCACTCAGAATCGACGGTGAGGTCATCGACCAAGCCGACTGGGTAGAACAGCATCTGCGCTGGCAGCTAGACGGCGAGATCGACGAGGCTTGTCTGTGGCAAGACCTACTCCGATGCGCCTTTGAGCGGATCAATTGGGTTGAGGTAATCGAAAAGAATACCGATTAG
- a CDS encoding hypothetical protein (RAAC3_TM7_1_88) has product MMSDRKLNTKQINILKTAYKFRYLTTDNLARHKNITQNSAYSALKILLSNGYLGIKYNKNYRLMNKSARYYLTPQAIKYLRQLQLDLDEDILSSRLREKGKSSDFVDYQVAVHDAYLDVRQALGDDVLIQTASELAETEGMLKPYPALYVRDKKTHFFVELTGDQHLFLVKKRIRKYIEHYESDDWSWDTYPNVRIVRRLKGDRNKLKAYVEEKMDDNYLDESDIVFEIVPRAVTILPEPIV; this is encoded by the coding sequence TTAACAACAGATAACCTTGCCAGGCACAAAAACATAACTCAGAACTCTGCCTATAGTGCACTTAAGATATTGCTTTCAAATGGCTACCTTGGAATAAAATATAACAAGAACTATAGGCTGATGAATAAGTCGGCACGATATTACTTAACTCCTCAAGCTATAAAATATCTGCGCCAGCTACAATTAGATCTTGATGAAGACATCCTGAGCAGCCGGCTTAGAGAAAAAGGTAAATCGTCGGACTTTGTGGACTACCAGGTGGCGGTACATGATGCGTATCTTGACGTCAGGCAGGCATTAGGTGATGACGTATTGATCCAGACGGCTAGTGAGCTTGCCGAAACAGAGGGCATGCTTAAGCCGTATCCGGCGCTCTACGTACGTGATAAAAAGACGCACTTCTTTGTAGAACTAACCGGCGATCAGCACTTATTTTTAGTAAAAAAACGCATCCGGAAGTATATTGAGCATTACGAGTCGGATGATTGGTCATGGGATACATATCCAAACGTACGGATAGTTCGAAGATTAAAAGGTGACAGAAACAAACTGAAGGCCTACGTAGAAGAAAAAATGGATGATAATTATCTCGATGAGAGTGATATTGTCTTTGAGATCGTTCCCCGTGCAGTAACTATTCTCCCCGAACCGATTGTTTGA
- a CDS encoding hypothetical protein (RAAC3_TM7_1_86) yields MEQGNFPEQLPQSAEQETQSQEGFEALAGKLGFIETAELGQLRSALIEANERGDEEAIRLLTEQYQTQGEAIVDQQQGSAYAAAQIGLIIATATLRRDIGKVDLALEDLKNAAEYAENMGMDEVAAELLASSEIADALAPFEDDGLDPETRAEIAVLPFDEAFETAYGYLMQAGLDADEILAPFTEQ; encoded by the coding sequence ATGGAACAAGGTAACTTCCCGGAACAATTACCACAGTCAGCTGAACAAGAAACGCAATCGCAAGAAGGTTTTGAGGCTCTTGCAGGAAAACTCGGTTTTATTGAAACGGCCGAACTAGGCCAACTTCGCAGTGCACTTATTGAGGCAAATGAACGCGGGGACGAAGAAGCGATTCGCTTGCTTACTGAACAATACCAAACACAAGGCGAAGCCATTGTCGATCAACAGCAAGGCTCAGCCTATGCAGCAGCGCAAATCGGCCTAATCATTGCTACTGCAACGCTACGACGAGATATCGGCAAGGTTGATCTTGCCCTAGAGGATCTCAAAAATGCAGCAGAATATGCCGAGAACATGGGTATGGACGAGGTTGCGGCTGAACTGTTAGCTAGCTCTGAGATTGCCGATGCACTTGCGCCATTCGAGGATGACGGCCTTGACCCTGAAACCCGAGCTGAGATAGCCGTACTACCATTTGATGAAGCGTTTGAAACTGCCTACGGCTACCTGATGCAAGCTGGTCTCGATGCTGACGAGATACTAGCTCCTTTCACGGAGCAATAG